The genomic stretch TTCACCACACAGGAGACAAGGCACTCCGCCGTGCTCTATTCTATGGCGCGGATTTGGTCGCTCAGCTTGGCAATAGTTGTCAAACGCTCTGCAATGCTTCTTTGAAAACTGCCGAGCTGATTGATGATGTCATCCAGGGTTTCCCCATCTTTGGGCAACCGCGCAGCTTCGATTTTGCAAAGAACCCTCGTGGTGCTTAGTCCCAAAAACTGTCGGTGCATCACATTGCAAGCATGTTGAATTCTGTCAGCTTCGAAATTGACTTGCTCGCCGCCTTTACAGGCCTGCTCCCTCTCTCTTTTGATAAGATTCGCAAGGATCTCACGCTCTTTCGCAATATCGGCCGTCCCCAGCGCCCGGCGCTCTTTGGAGAGGAGATCGTCACATTCTTCCAAAATGCGGGTCATGCCCTCAACAAACAGACGGTTGGTCACCGCGACTTTAATCTTGTGGAAATTGCTGTTTTCTCCCATGACGTTGGCCTCGAACCAGTTCGACATCTCAGAAGACATACTGCCATAGTTTTGCGATAATACGGTAACAGGGCCACCTGCTGGCTCGATGCGAGATGCGATCACTCTCAGATTATGAGGAATGGTCCGCATTGCATCAAATTCCCCAATCAGGCTTTTGGTTTCGGCAACTAGCGCATTGGCATCTGATACAGTTTGCTGCAGTTGCAGGATCTTTGGATCCGGAGCCGTATCGAGACCGGCAGAACGCGAAAGCAGCTCTTCGGTTAGAGCGGCGGTGCAAAACTGGTGATAGTTTTCATACCCTTTTGAAAGCACCCATTTTTTCAACAACTCCGCACTGTCGCTCGGAGACAGATCACCGTCCCCTTCGGCCTGCAGTAGCTCTGCATAGGCATTTTTGACCTCGGTGAACATTGCGCTGCTGGGGCGAATACGCGCAGAGAGGTATCCACCGGGGCAAGGGACAATGACCGCAAAAACCCAGTAATGCAGGCCGTCTTTTGTTTTGTTCTTGACGTAGGCACCTATGCTCTCGCCGCGTTTCAGGGTTTCCCACAACAGGTGGAATACACCTTTGGGCATATCTGGATGCCGAATGATCCGGTGCGGGGCACCGAGAAGTTCGTCCCATTCATAGTGAGCAACCCGCTTGAACACATAGTTGGCTGCTTTGATCACACCGCGTTCGTCTGTTCGCGAGATAAATACTTCATGAAGACCAAAGGGAGCTTCTCCCTGTGTCGGTCGAGCATGTAGGCGGCGGTCGTTGATTGTCACTTTGACGTTCCATTTTCATAATAGCTCTCTGCTAAGATTACTTAGAAATTCTTCCAAATTCTTTAAAAGGATTGTGGGCGCTCAACCGCGGTGAGCAAGCGGGGCTTGATGCACACCAAACCATTGAAGAAAAACGAAATTTGCAATAAATTATTGGTGATCGCCTGGTTCATCCGACTTGTCATGATGGCACGAGCGCACAGATGGAGGCAGCCCAATGCCTGAGTATAACCCCAGCCCCACTATCGGCGCGCGCTGGCGATCCTGCTGGGGACCTTGGCAATCACGTTTCAGCTGGGCAAGAGGTTAGTTGCTTCGGTAAACAAAGGACATTCTCCGTTTGACACCTTTTGGTGGCGGCGGGAAGGGATCGGCGTTTTGAACCTGCCTCTTGGCGGCACGAGCCAGCTCTTGCGTGCCTGTATTGCTGATAATTTCGACCCCCGCCAATGAGCCATCAGGATTTATCTCAAACAGAACCTGAACAACGCCTGGAACCGAAACCCGGACCGAGACGGCTCGGTTGAGATGAAGCAAAACCCGGCCGGCATAGTTGGTGGTGCTGGCGTTGCCGGTATTGCGGCTCGACTGCAGGCCAAAGCCTTCGGCCAGGGACCCACCGCTTTGCCCGGCAAAGGGATTGGTTTCACCGTTTTGATAGGCGCTCAGAGGCGATTCAATCAGTGGTGGAGACCGAAGAGCGCTCAGGTCCGTTGCGGCCTCTCTCGCCCCTGTGGGCGCGACCTGGGAGCGGCGGCGCGACAGCTGTGGGCGCAACGAAACGGCAACGGCCTGATCGGTCTCACCTTGCGCTGTGTCCGCTCTTTCGGGGGGGCTGCCTTCAGCCTCTGGGTCACTCAATGGCTCCAGTGTTTCAGGCGCGGAGGCTTCTCCCAGGGGAATAGTGGGAACCATTGAGGGCACCGGCGACGGGGTAACAGGCAGACTGGGCGGGACGGAAACCGACAAGGCCGCGCGAGGCTGTGGCGCAGGGGGGACTGGCGCCGTCGGGGCAACTGGTAGGGCGGGTGTTGGGTCGGGCACTGTCGGTGCTGTTTGCTGCGGTTCGGCAAGGCTGTCCTGCTGAGCGCCAGAGGGTGAGCGTGTCTGGGGTTCAGCAATCTGGTCCGGCGCCTGTTCGCCAGCTCCAGCTGCTTGCGACGTCACCTCCTCTGCCGTGCCTGTGTCCGGTGTAAAACTGCTCTGCGGTGTCTCGGATGCAACAAGCGCCTCACTGATCGGCGGTTTTGCACTTTCTGGCTCCGGGACATCGGCAGGCTCCGGCTCGGGCACATCAGCGGGTTCCGGTTCGGGCGGCGGAGTTGTTTCAGCAGGGGGCGGCTCTGGCTGCGGTTCGGTAAAGTCTTCAAAGGCGTTGCCAACAGCGATGGCATCCTCCCCTCCCTGCTCAGACGGCTGCGGAGACGGCCTAGTCTGCACAGCATGCAAACCGCCAAAATGCAGCAGCAGCGACAGCAGCAATGCGGCCATCGCGATAACAGTGGAGCCTCGGATCATTCCAGGGACCGCACAGTCACGAGAAAAACGCCGGGCGCGCCCAGACGGCGCAATGCGCCGGTCACCTCAATCAAACGGGCCCCTGGCACGGCGCGGTCCGGGACGATGCGCACCGGCTTGGCCCCATGGTCAGCCATATATGTCTGAGGATCGGTCACAGCGCCCCGGAAGCTCAATCTGCCATCCTGGTGCAACACCAGCGCATCCGGCGGCTCACGCCCTTCCAGGCCAGAGGTTTCCACCAACTGTAAATTGCTGTCCAGCGGCGGCGCAACCGTGCCGGCGATCAGGAAAAAGATCAGCATCAGGAAAACCACGTTGATCAGCGTGATCGTCGAGTCGCGTTTGCGGCCTATGCGGGGGCGCCTGATCATGGGATCATTCCAGCACCATGACGGACAGCCCCTTGCGGCCACGCAGATGCACCAACAGATCCACCACCCGCTGCGCCGAGGTATCGGCATCAAGACTAACCAGCACCTGCCCGGTTTCAACCTGTGCAGCCAGTTCTTCCAAAGTGACCGATGCGCCATTCAAAACAAGGCGTGAGGCCCCAAGCTGCACAAAAACCCTTTGATCGGGTTGTGTCTGTGGCGCCGCGGTCCCGGCGGTCGCCTGGCCCAACTCGATTTCACCAAAGGTTGAAAAGGTCGAGGTCAACATGAAGAACAGCAACAGCAAAAAGATCACATCAATGAGCGGCGTCATCGACAAGGCACGCCGGACAAAGGGGGCTTGGTTACGCATCGAAAGATGTGGCAACCTGTGCCTCGGCGGCCCGGACCTGGCCCGTTGACTGAGACCCGGCTTGGCTTTCTGCCTGGCCGGGCACCAGAACGGTTTGCAGGGCTTTGTCGGCAAACACTCTTTCGCGTGCAGTTCGGCTTTCAAACCAGGCCAGAACCATAGAGGTCGGCATGGCCACGGCCAGCCCGACAGCGGTGGTCAGCAGGGCCACCCAGATCCCTCCGGCCAGCAAAGACGGATCAACCGAAGAGCCGGCACCTTGCAGGTTCTGGAAGGCCTCGATCATACCAAGAACCGTGCCAAACAACCCCAACAAAGGCGCAAGCTGGGCAACGGTGTCGAGAAACCGAAAGCCGCGCTCCAGCCCGGCAAGGGCCAGCCCTGCTTCGGCTTCAAGTCGCCCCTCAAGATCAGCCTGGCCCTGGGCCTGCATTGCCGCACGCAACAAAGGCGCCAGATAGCTGCGGCTCTCAGAGATCCGCCGCTGCGCCGCCTGTCGCTCCCCGGCATCCCAGGCCTCCAGAGCGTCTGAGAGCACACGATGGCGGCCAACGCCGCAGGCGGCAAACTGCCAGAGCTTGTACAGCGTCACCCCAAGCGTCAGTACTGACACCGCAATCAGGATCAAAACCACCGGACCACCAAGGGCGAGGATCTCGCGGATGACATCAAATGACTTCATCCCAGCAACTCCACTGTTTGCCGGCTGCTCAGCGAAAGCGCCTTATCGCAGATCTTACTTTCGACCCCATCGACGAGGCAGGAGTTTGCACCGTTGATCAGCACCTGCCCCACCGTGCTGCAGGCCATATTTGGCAGCTCAAATTGGCGCACCCGAGGCCGGTTTTCAGGCAGCTCGCGAAAATCAAAAAGCGACAGGCTCACCACGCCACCTGAGGTGTCAAAGATCACAGTTTCAAAAATGCTCTGGTCGATAAGCTGGCCTGTCTCATTGCGCACCAGGAAAGTCAGCCGACAGGTTGCCCCCACATCCTGGAGGGCGTTCAGCTCCAGGAAAAGCGGCGATGCTGCCTTCTCGGCGGGTTGGGCCAATACCACACCTGGAAAGACGCTGAGACAGAGCACCAAAGAGGCGATATGGCGACGCAACATATGTTGGCTCCTGATTGTGCAGTGTTGAACCTAGCAGCAGTTGCCGGGTGCTGGCCTTGGGCGGCAGCACATCATTATTCATCTTATCCAAGATGGGGGTCAAGGGTAAGGATCCCTTACCATTTTGCGAAACGGGGAGACTGACCAAAAGCGGCAGACGGGAGCGCTGACCTAGGGGTCAAACCCATTCATCCGACATGTTCAGCCACCCCACAGGATCAGCGGATTGTAGCCGAACCCGCTGGGGCGGTCCGCAAGCGTGACAGGTCCGATGTATTGGGGCAGCCCACCGGCTCTGGAAACCAGGCCGATAAGGCCGTCACATTCAACTTGGACCACTCAAGTGGCGCGGATCAGGGGGCCGTGCGACTTGAGTGCTGGGTTCTCACGCAATACCCAATATACGGCGCGCTTGGCTTGCTGTTGCGACCGGTCTGTGATGCTGCGCGCAGATATCAGCGACACGTTGCACCAAAGCGGCATTCGACGGCGCAAGCTGCGTCTTGCTGAGGCGGATGTTGTCCTCTAGCCCTGTGCGCGCATGGCCGCCTGATGACACCGACCATTCATTCAAAACGAGCTGATTTGCACCAATCCCGGCTGCACACCACTGCGCCTTTTCGCCAAACAGCCGTTTGACGGTCTGGACATAAAAGTCAAACACCTGGCGATCTGCAGGCATGGCGTTTTTCACCCCCATGACAAATTGGACATACGGGGTATCTTTGATCTGGCCGCGTCTGTGCATGTCTGCGGCCTTCAGGATGTGGGACAGATCAAAGGCTTCGATCTCTGGCTTGATGGAATAGGACAGCATTTCTGCCGCCAACCAATCCACAAGCTCTGGCGGGTTTTCATACACCCGCGTCGGGAAATTGTTTGACCCCACCGAGAGCGAGGCCATGTCGGGGCCCAGCGGCAGCATGCCTCCCCGTGTTTGACCTGCGCCAGACCGCCCGCCCGTAGAAAACTGGATGATCATGCCGGGGCAATGTTTTTCCACCCCGTCTTTCAGGGCCGCGAATTTTTCAGGGTCACTGGACGGGGTTTCGTCGTCATTGCGCACATGGGCATGCACGATGCTTGCCCCCGCCTCAAAAGCCGCATGTGTGCTTTCGATCTGCTCTGAGACGGTGATTGGCACGGCCGGGTTATCTGCCTTGCGCGGCAAGCTCCCGGTAATCGCGACACAGATGATACAAGGCGTGCTCATGTGCTTGGCGCCAATACAAAATCATGGACCACTTCGTAGTAAGGTCCAGCAAAGCCAGCCTCTGCGATGCGGGCCGGGTCTTTGACCAGCTCAAACTTGGCGAGCAGACTTTCTTTCACCCCAAAAACCGCATCCGAGTGGATATATGGGTCGTCTGGATCAAAGATATGGGTGATCAGTGTCTCAAAACCCTCCGCTTCGAGGATGTAGTGCAAATGCGCGGGCCTAAAGGGGTGGCGCCCGAGTTTTTCGAGCATTTGACCAACAGGCCCATCATCGGGAATTGGGTAGAATTTCGGCTTTACCCCTTTGAAATGATACGAGCCATCTGCCCCAGTGCGAAACACCCCGCGCAGGTTGAAGTCAGGCTGCAGCCCCTTTTGCTGAACATCGTAAAAGCCTTCATCATTTGCCTGCCAGACATCAATCTTGGCCCCCTTGATCGGAACGCCATCGGTGCCAAGGATGCGGCCCTTGACCAACATCGGTTCGCCCTTTTCATCAAGGCAGATGTCGGACCCCATTGGCAACTCGGGGGCATCCGGCACATGGAACGGGCCAAGCACGGTGGACTCTGATGCGCCGGATGGTTTTCTGTTGTTGATCGCATCGACCAACATTGACACCCCAAGGCTATCCGACAGCAGGATAAACTCCTGCCGCCAATCATCACAGGTATGCCCTACTTTGGTGAGGAACTGGATCGCTTCGAACCACTCTTCCTGCGTTGGTTCAATTTCTTTCACGGCAGCATGCAGATGTTTGGTGATCGCGCCCATAACGGCAGCAAGACGTGCGTCTTTTGCCTGCGCATTGCGACTGATCACAACCTCGGCAGAGTTTTCTTCGGTGAAATAGCCCTGTTCTTGTGTGGACATCATGTTTTCCTATCGTGCCAGAATTGCAGTCAGAACCCGGGTCAGCTCCGCCACGGGATCATCCGCCATCGCGTCATTGCGCCAGCAGACATGTTGATCGGGGCGGGTCAGGATGCAGCCGGCATCGCCCACTTCACGCGCCCGCGCCCAATCGCCAGTATGATCGACATAGTCCTGACGCGGCCCAATTACATGCGCCTCCAGCTTGACGCCCAAGGCCTTGGAAACTTGTTCTGCAGCCTCTGCCCAGGCCCTCCCGCCAAGGCCAGTGAAGAGCGTGAAGGCCCCGCCACCCGCCAGGTCGAGCGTTGAGTGTTTGTCGCCTTTTTGATCAAACAGCCAGGCATGTGGAATGCGTGCGCCCGGCCAGGTGGTTGGCTGATAATGAAGGTCCGCATCCAGTGCAAAATCAGGTTCGATCTGACCATCGGTCACTGTCGCAGCTGAGGCATAGCGCTGGTTCATTTCAACACCATGGGCATCAAATTCATACTTCTTGAATGCAATCGCTGAATTTAACGCCGCGCGCTGTGCCTCTGCCTCTGGTGTCGTGCCACATCGGGCATCCATGTTGGCCTTGATCTGATCAATGTCCAATCCCCCGGTCATGCCGAGGGCTTCAAAAATTGGGCCAAATTCACCGATAGACTGGTTTGCACGGGTCACGATCTGTTTGGCCACGGGTGCGCGCTCGGCGGTGTAGCTGTCCAGCAAGCTCTCGCCTGCTTCCCCTTTGACCACGGCGGCCATTTTCCAGCACAGGTTGAATGCGTCTTGAATGGAGGTGTTCGAGCCAAGCCCATTTGAGGGCGGATGCCGGTGCGCCGCGTCCCCCATGATGAACACGCGCCCTTTGGACATCTGCGTGGCGTAGGTATCGTTTACTGTCCAGGTGTTGGCGCTGATGAGGTCAATCTCAAGCTCTGGATCACCAACCAATTGGCGGGCCACATCCGTCGCCATCGCTTCGTCCACCACCGGGGCAGGTTCGTTGATGTCATAGCCCCAAACGATCAGCCATTCATTCCAGGGGCGGATGGCGCGGATCAGACCCATACCGATCCCGCCAACATTGGCACCGGGCTGCATTACCCAATACAGAACCGAAGGACGGTGGGCGACATATTTGGTCAGGTCAGCGCGGAAATAGATATTCATCGACCCGCCAACACCCATTTTTCCTTCAAAGGGCAGGTCTTCGTTCTCGGCCACCAGAGAATTGCCGCCATCTGCGCCAATCAGGTACTTTGAGCGAATAGTGATCTCCTGGCCTGTCATGCGATCAAGGCAGGTGGTTGTCACCCCTTCGGCATCTTGAACGTGGGATTTATACTCTGTGCTCATCCGGGCGCGGCTGCCGCGCTTGCAGGCCGTTTTGAACAGGATCGGCTCCATGAAGGTCTGGGGCAGATCGTTCATAAAGGTTGGCGAAGACAGCAAGTGTTCCGCCTTGGACAAAGGATGCGTTCCCCAGGATTTCATGCGGCCGATTTCTTCCCCCGCAAGGCTTTCGCAGAAAACGTTTTCCCCCATCAGGCTCTGGTCCATCGCATTGAGGTAGACTTCACTCTCCACCTCTTTGCCCAGATCTCGCAGCACTTCCATTGTGCGCTGGTTGGTGATGTGCGCGCGTGGCGTGTTTGCCAGCCAGTGATACCGGTTGATGACGATATTCTCGACACCGTAGCTGGACAACAGGGCGCCGCTTGTGGAGCCAGCAGGCCCGGTACCGATGATCAAAACCTCTGTCGTGATATCTGCCATGAGTTTATTTCTCCTCAAGTTTGAGTCTGCCACCACTCAGGCGGCGGCGTATTGGAAAAAGGTGAAGCCCGGTGCGTTCGGAGACGAGTCCCCAAAGGCCACGTGGGGCGACCAGCATGATCGCGATGGCCAGCACACCAAGGGTCATAAGATACCAGCTGCCAAAATCAGCGAGCAGGGATTGCAGCGCAAAGAACACAAGCACGCCGAGGATCGGGCCCTCAATGGTGCCGATGCCGCCGATGACAACAATGAAAATCACATAGGCCGTCCAGTCGGTGGCGCTAAAGGCCGCGTCTGGGCTGATGCGGGCTTTTTGCATATAGATCAGCCCCCCTGCGAGCCCGGTGCCAAAAGCGGAGCTCAGGAACACGATCCATTTCATCCGCCCTGCATCCACGCCAACGGATTCCGCAGCCTGGGTGTTGTCACGCACTGCAGCCAACGCAAGCCCGCGCCGTGTGCGCAGCAGCCAGTAGATGCAGCCGATTGTCGCAAGAGCCAGCACCAGTGCCAGCCAATAGGCCAGGATATCGCGTGCCGCGGCTGAGCGCACATCAAGCGTCTCTTTGATGAGATCAACGAACCACATGTCGCGGGTTGCGTCACGAGGCAAGGATGTACCGGTTCCGCCGCCCAGGGTTTTCCATTGGGCAACCAGCAAGCGCACCACTTCGGCGATGACCCAGGTACCGATGGCAAAATAGGCGCCATTGAGGCGGAAAGCGAAAAACGCGGTGGGTACAGCGATCACAAGTGCTGCGATGCCTGCAAAAAGGATCGCGGGAACTGGATCAACGCCCCAAAGGATCACCGCGCCGAACAGCGCGTAGGCGCCCATCCCGACAAGGGCCTGTTGCCCAATGCTCACCAGCCCGCTGTAGCCCGCAAGCAGGTTCCAGAACTGCGCCAGAACCAGCATTGTCAGGATGAAAAACATGTCCTGAATTGCGCTGCGGCCCGCAAAGAACGGCAGCGCGATCAAAACGGCGATCAGGACAACGCCAAGGATGGCGGCAATCCGCGAGGCGGGGGTTTGAGTTGTTAC from Phaeobacter sp. G2 encodes the following:
- a CDS encoding PAS domain-containing protein, whose amino-acid sequence is MTINDRRLHARPTQGEAPFGLHEVFISRTDERGVIKAANYVFKRVAHYEWDELLGAPHRIIRHPDMPKGVFHLLWETLKRGESIGAYVKNKTKDGLHYWVFAVIVPCPGGYLSARIRPSSAMFTEVKNAYAELLQAEGDGDLSPSDSAELLKKWVLSKGYENYHQFCTAALTEELLSRSAGLDTAPDPKILQLQQTVSDANALVAETKSLIGEFDAMRTIPHNLRVIASRIEPAGGPVTVLSQNYGSMSSEMSNWFEANVMGENSNFHKIKVAVTNRLFVEGMTRILEECDDLLSKERRALGTADIAKEREILANLIKREREQACKGGEQVNFEADRIQHACNVMHRQFLGLSTTRVLCKIEAARLPKDGETLDDIINQLGSFQRSIAERLTTIAKLSDQIRAIE
- a CDS encoding TonB family protein, coding for MIRGSTVIAMAALLLSLLLHFGGLHAVQTRPSPQPSEQGGEDAIAVGNAFEDFTEPQPEPPPAETTPPPEPEPADVPEPEPADVPEPESAKPPISEALVASETPQSSFTPDTGTAEEVTSQAAGAGEQAPDQIAEPQTRSPSGAQQDSLAEPQQTAPTVPDPTPALPVAPTAPVPPAPQPRAALSVSVPPSLPVTPSPVPSMVPTIPLGEASAPETLEPLSDPEAEGSPPERADTAQGETDQAVAVSLRPQLSRRRSQVAPTGAREAATDLSALRSPPLIESPLSAYQNGETNPFAGQSGGSLAEGFGLQSSRNTGNASTTNYAGRVLLHLNRAVSVRVSVPGVVQVLFEINPDGSLAGVEIISNTGTQELARAAKRQVQNADPFPPPPKGVKRRMSFVYRSN
- a CDS encoding biopolymer transporter ExbD gives rise to the protein MIRRPRIGRKRDSTITLINVVFLMLIFFLIAGTVAPPLDSNLQLVETSGLEGREPPDALVLHQDGRLSFRGAVTDPQTYMADHGAKPVRIVPDRAVPGARLIEVTGALRRLGAPGVFLVTVRSLE
- a CDS encoding biopolymer transporter ExbD → MRNQAPFVRRALSMTPLIDVIFLLLLFFMLTSTFSTFGEIELGQATAGTAAPQTQPDQRVFVQLGASRLVLNGASVTLEELAAQVETGQVLVSLDADTSAQRVVDLLVHLRGRKGLSVMVLE
- a CDS encoding MotA/TolQ/ExbB proton channel family protein, with protein sequence MKSFDVIREILALGGPVVLILIAVSVLTLGVTLYKLWQFAACGVGRHRVLSDALEAWDAGERQAAQRRISESRSYLAPLLRAAMQAQGQADLEGRLEAEAGLALAGLERGFRFLDTVAQLAPLLGLFGTVLGMIEAFQNLQGAGSSVDPSLLAGGIWVALLTTAVGLAVAMPTSMVLAWFESRTARERVFADKALQTVLVPGQAESQAGSQSTGQVRAAEAQVATSFDA
- a CDS encoding 3-keto-5-aminohexanoate cleavage protein — protein: MSTPCIICVAITGSLPRKADNPAVPITVSEQIESTHAAFEAGASIVHAHVRNDDETPSSDPEKFAALKDGVEKHCPGMIIQFSTGGRSGAGQTRGGMLPLGPDMASLSVGSNNFPTRVYENPPELVDWLAAEMLSYSIKPEIEAFDLSHILKAADMHRRGQIKDTPYVQFVMGVKNAMPADRQVFDFYVQTVKRLFGEKAQWCAAGIGANQLVLNEWSVSSGGHARTGLEDNIRLSKTQLAPSNAALVQRVADICAQHHRPVATASQARRILGIA
- a CDS encoding intradiol ring-cleavage dioxygenase produces the protein MSTQEQGYFTEENSAEVVISRNAQAKDARLAAVMGAITKHLHAAVKEIEPTQEEWFEAIQFLTKVGHTCDDWRQEFILLSDSLGVSMLVDAINNRKPSGASESTVLGPFHVPDAPELPMGSDICLDEKGEPMLVKGRILGTDGVPIKGAKIDVWQANDEGFYDVQQKGLQPDFNLRGVFRTGADGSYHFKGVKPKFYPIPDDGPVGQMLEKLGRHPFRPAHLHYILEAEGFETLITHIFDPDDPYIHSDAVFGVKESLLAKFELVKDPARIAEAGFAGPYYEVVHDFVLAPST
- a CDS encoding FAD-dependent monooxygenase translates to MADITTEVLIIGTGPAGSTSGALLSSYGVENIVINRYHWLANTPRAHITNQRTMEVLRDLGKEVESEVYLNAMDQSLMGENVFCESLAGEEIGRMKSWGTHPLSKAEHLLSSPTFMNDLPQTFMEPILFKTACKRGSRARMSTEYKSHVQDAEGVTTTCLDRMTGQEITIRSKYLIGADGGNSLVAENEDLPFEGKMGVGGSMNIYFRADLTKYVAHRPSVLYWVMQPGANVGGIGMGLIRAIRPWNEWLIVWGYDINEPAPVVDEAMATDVARQLVGDPELEIDLISANTWTVNDTYATQMSKGRVFIMGDAAHRHPPSNGLGSNTSIQDAFNLCWKMAAVVKGEAGESLLDSYTAERAPVAKQIVTRANQSIGEFGPIFEALGMTGGLDIDQIKANMDARCGTTPEAEAQRAALNSAIAFKKYEFDAHGVEMNQRYASAATVTDGQIEPDFALDADLHYQPTTWPGARIPHAWLFDQKGDKHSTLDLAGGGAFTLFTGLGGRAWAEAAEQVSKALGVKLEAHVIGPRQDYVDHTGDWARAREVGDAGCILTRPDQHVCWRNDAMADDPVAELTRVLTAILAR
- a CDS encoding branched-chain amino acid ABC transporter permease — protein: MAYSVTTQTPASRIAAILGVVLIAVLIALPFFAGRSAIQDMFFILTMLVLAQFWNLLAGYSGLVSIGQQALVGMGAYALFGAVILWGVDPVPAILFAGIAALVIAVPTAFFAFRLNGAYFAIGTWVIAEVVRLLVAQWKTLGGGTGTSLPRDATRDMWFVDLIKETLDVRSAAARDILAYWLALVLALATIGCIYWLLRTRRGLALAAVRDNTQAAESVGVDAGRMKWIVFLSSAFGTGLAGGLIYMQKARISPDAAFSATDWTAYVIFIVVIGGIGTIEGPILGVLVFFALQSLLADFGSWYLMTLGVLAIAIMLVAPRGLWGLVSERTGLHLFPIRRRLSGGRLKLEEK